gatagTGGATTGGGCCTTGGGGGTATTGGGCTATTTTAATAAGGTTTGGGTCTGGTttgatttaggctagaattgaaatgaaattggctatttgttaaatacccaattaaattaaataaaataatttacagAAATAGCTGATAATTGTACAAAATGAATTTCATGCCTAGAAAATAGTTAATAATGATTACTTAGTATTTTAAAAAACAAATGATTAATTTCCGATCAAAATAGTATAAAATCATATGATTGGGTTATAATTGCAAGTTATTGCAGTTATAGCCAAAAGATGCCAATTTGGCTAACTATGGAATAATTTGGTCTTAATAGGACCATAAGtaataaattaaatcaagaaatgcttttgaaatcatttgtaatatcattttgtaattatttattggaaataaaatgttgggtaaattaataaaaatataggaaaattatgcgaaaaataccaatttctattaatgcatgattttaaaggtatatatgcaattttaaaatattttgggtaaaaattaggtatcaacacctgcgttcaaagaaaaattgtaagttttgtgaggggaggttggtttgtGCTTCTGTCcactggccttgctttgctccgttctggaGGTCCTCttcgagtttccctgggtaacacctgaccATTACgaaaatagagttttcaaaaatatgcaattattgataaaaatagagtaattttagaaacatattgatatatcaagttatattagatgaactagtgactatgacacatttcagagacattgcagctttctcatgttagaattttgagggtcctcctcaaaattctgccctagtttggtggaTGATCCTTCGGCTGTTTGCGAACTTTGTTGAACCTTcctcgaaattttgagaatccttctcaaaattctgccccagtttcttaaccgatttctgacCATTTGACATATGTTGGCATTGGCTGGACTCACTCCGGATTTTTGATGGTcttcttcaaaattctgccccaatttctgatTTTGgagaaatggaaattttattatgatatgactgaacccataaggctgcctacgtatcccctcttaaacgagaatcagttcaagcctaatttaattacatcagatgagtaaatgtaaatagtctaagcatagtagcttgactgcgtctgaattgattggttttggccaaatttctccgtccatttctgaaagtatgagtgctcctcctgttaacaccctgtgaaccatgtaaggaccttgccagttgggagagaatttccttttggcttcttcttgatgtgggaagatcttcttgaGCACTAactgtcctggtgcaaattgccttggtttgacccttttgttgaaagctctggacatcctgttctggtaaagctgaccgtgacatactgtgttcatcttttttccatctatgagggccaattgttcatagtggCTTCTTATCCATTCCGCATTActaagttcagcttcctgtatgattcttaaagaaggaatttctacctcggcttcGGTAACTAGCATATGTGCAAATTGTAATGCGGTACCCCAAAagagcaaaaggtagcttctcgtgccattgtttggggttttctaccatcttccttagtatcttcttgatgtttttgttggcggcttctacgactccattcatctgaggtctataggttgtggaattcttgtgtttgattttgaaagtttcacacatgtctttcatcagatcactgttgagattggcagcgttatcagtaacaatggactcgggaactccgaatcggcaaacgatacgatctttgacaaagtctgcgacgaccttcttggttacagctttgtaagatgcagcctctacccattttgtgaagtaatcaatggctaccagaataaacctatgcccatttgaagcagtgGGATCAATTGGACCGATGAAATCCATTCCCAAGTGGCGAATGGCCaaggcgagcttgttgcattgagctcatttggcagcacttttatcatgtcgacatgcacttgacattgatagcatttgcggacatactacGCAATTTGTCTCTATGGTCATCAAAAAGTAACCGACCCTAAGTTtcttcttggccaagacaaaaccattcatgtgtgggccgcaggtcccagcatgtataTCCTCAAGTAGTTTAAAAGCCTattttgcatcgacacatcttagcagtcCCAAATCAGTAGTTCTCCTGTACAAATTTCCTCTACTATGGAAGAAGTGGTTTGATAATCTCCATAGTGTgaatttctgagtgtggtttgcatgctccggatattctcctttcgccagatactctttgatgtcatggaacaaaggttttccatctgtttcttcttcaacatgggcacaatatgtCGGCTGATTATGAATTTTCACCGGAATAGGATgaatataattcttatctggatgatgtatcatagatgataaagTGGCCAacgcatcggcaaactcattctgaattctgggcacatgtcggaactctatcttcatgaacctctttctaattcctgcacatggtgcagatatggcaatatcttggaatttttggtggcccattctccttgtacctggtgcacgagcaaatctgaatcaccaattaccaatagctcctgaatattcatgttgaTTGCCATGTTAAGTCCTAGTatgcatgcttcatattcggccatgttgttggtgttgggaaatctgagtttagtagataccagataatgttgacctatttctaatactaaaactactccaatgcccattcctttgaaatttgcagctccgtcaaagaacatccaccaatcgtcgtatgcttcggtaatgtcctctcctacgaatgacgcATCTTCATTagaaaaatacattttcaagggttcgtattctcctcccactggGTTTtaagcaagatgatctgccaatgcttggcctttgactgccttttgagttacgtagacgatatcgaacttaCTTAAAAGTGTCTGCTATTTGGCTAACTTCCCggttggcatgggtttctgaaatatgtacttcaaagggtccatgctggatatgaggtatatggtataggcacagaagtaatgcctcaacttctgggttgtccaggtcaaagcacaacaagtgcattctagCAAAGAGTGTCGTGCtttgtaaggtgtgaacttcttactcaagtaatttatggcttgctcctttttcCCTGTCTTGTCATGATGTCCTAGAACACATTTGAAGGCTCCATCCAaaatagatagatagagtagcaaaggtcgccctggttccgacgggaccaaaactggtggtgtggacaagtactcATTGATCTTGTTAAAAGCTTTATGACATTCCTCCTCTCCagcttgtctcggcatctttcctcaacatcttgagGATGGGTTCACGTATGACCGTGGACTATGTTATGAAgagactgatatagttgagatgtcctaggaagctcatcacatcctttttgctcctaggtggcggtaactcctgaatagccttgactttagacggatccaactcgatccctcgacggctgacgatgaatcctaataaCTTccttgcgggaaccccgaatgcatacTCTATGGGGTTCATctttagattgtacctccttaacctgtcaaagaactttctcaagtctgctatgtgatctgcgacccttttggatttgataataatgtcatccacatacacctctattccttgtgtatcatatcatggaagatagttgtcatggatATCATTTAATTaggaccaaatggcatcatcttatagCAGTATACCCCTCATAGTGTAATAAAGGTTGTTTTCTctgtgtcttcttcatccatccagatctggtgataacccgcgaagcaatctacaaaagattggagttcatgcttggtgcagttgtcgattaggatgtgtatatttggcagtggaaagtcatctttgggacttgctttgtttcaatcccgatagtcaacacatacta
This genomic stretch from Nicotiana sylvestris chromosome 9, ASM39365v2, whole genome shotgun sequence harbors:
- the LOC138878460 gene encoding uncharacterized protein translates to MAEYEACILGLNMAINMNIQELLVIGIRKRFMKIEFRHVPRIQNEFADALATLSSMIHHPDKNYIHPIPVKIHNQPTYCAHVEEETDGKPLFHDIKEYLAKGEYPEHANHTQKFTLWRLSNHFFHSRGNLYRRTTDLGLLRCVDAK